In the Desulfobacterales bacterium genome, CCTAATTGGACGTTTACTTGGAAAAAGGAAATATTCATCCAGTAAAAATTTTAAATCAGTAATGTTATTATTTATTATAACAATAGATTCATGAATTTCGTTAGCTCTTTTAAGTTCTTTTCTTGAATATAAAAAAAATAATACAATTAATATTATCATGAGCAAAAACAATATTGATAGGATCCGGCTTTGTTTTTTTATAGTCATGATTTGCTCTCCACTTCAGGCTTAGAGGCCTCATCTATATCAATGATATTTACTCCTCGCAAATAATGTTTAATTTTATATTGAGTAACACTATTCAAACGTTTTGTTATATTTCCAATTCTTTCAGCATGTTGTTGTAATTTATTAATACGATTCCTGTTAGGATCATTTGCATCAATTAACATTAAAAATAGATCCATCTCCGAAAATAATGCTTGTAAAGGCTGATTCAATTCATGACAGACTGCTCCTGCCATCTCAACTACACCCTGAAGTTTTTGTTTTTCTTCAATAATTTTTTCAGCTTCTTTACGATAAGTAACATCTCTCATGGAAATTAATAAAACTGTTTCACCTTCCCATTCTATTTCTGTGTGCTGAATTTCAGCGATAATTTTATTCCCATCTTTTTGAGTCAATATTATTTCTTGATCGCTTTTGATATATGAAAACCATTCAAAATACTTATTCAACAATTCTTCAGCCTCTTTATCCATAATATCAATAGCGGATGGATTTACAAAACGAATTATACCTTTTGAATTGACAATAATTATACCATCAACATTTTTTTCAATCATAAGCCGCAATCGTTTTTCTTGTTCTACAAGGGTATGAGTCATCCGTTTAAGCTGTTCATTAATTTTATGACGTTCTAATGCATAATTGATAGTTCTAATCAACATATCATCATAAATTTTTCCTTTAACGATATAATCCTGAGCCCCCTCTCTTACTGCTTCTAACGCAAGACTTTGATCATTAAGACCTGTAAGCACTACAATAGGAATCCTTTTTTCATGTTTTATAAGTGTTAGCAATGTATTAAGTCCATGACTATCTGGAAGGGATAAATCTAAAAGAATAATATCAGGTCTATGGGAATTTAAATAATCTATTCCTTTAGAAAGACGATCGAAATGAGCGACATTAATTGGAGCAATTTGATATTCAACTATCATTTCTTTAATTAAACGTGCGTCTCCCAGATTATCTTCAATTAAAAGTAACTCAATATTTTTTGTTTCAATTTTATCAACCTGAGGCAATTGTTTTTTTAAAGAGGATAGCAAATCTTCATTAATTTTTCGTTTAAGTATATAATCACATGCGCCTGCTAATTTTGCTTGCTCTTGGTAATGGATATTCTCATGGTTAGTAATAATAATCACAGAAGTTTCTGGCAAATTTGTTTTTATATGCTTAGTTGCTTCGATTCCATTCATTTGGCCAAGCATAATATCCATAAGAATAACATTTGGTTTTATTTTTAAAGCGATATTAATACCTTCCTCAGCAGATTCCGCTTCAAAAAATTCACAGTATTCAAAATTACTCATCAACCATTCTTTTAAAGCGGATCTAACAGATTCATGATTCTCAACTATTAATATTTTCGGTTTATGTTCAATTTTAACATCCATGTTTTAATAAATTTCCATTTAATTCATCAATATTAATCAAAACGATAACATCAGTTCCTTTTCCTATTTCTGATTTAATATCGCATGATGCATTAATACTCAAAGCTCGTTCCTTCATTAAGAGTAAACCAAGCCCATAACCTTTATTCTGATATAATGCATGAGGATCAAAACCAATGCCATCATCTTTTATGCTCAATAAAAACAAATTAGAGTTAACTTCTAAAACTATCTCAACATGCTTAGCTTTTGAATGCTTCGCAACGTTGAGCAAAGCTTCCTGGGCAATCCGAAACATGGAAATTTCCCATGCATTTTCAAATCGCAATTGAATATCATCTGCTATAACTTTAACTGGAATATTAAATCTGCTTTCAAATTTTTCTCCATACCAGCGAAGAGCTGCAGCAAGCCCATAATGCTCCAGAACTATAGCTCGCCCTGATTTTAACATCCTTCTTACCTTTCCGAACCTTACTGTCGGCATCAATGGCTTATCTGTATTTGATATTACATAAACTTGATGCATAAAATCCTTAAAAAATTTTGTAAGACGATTCAATGAATCGTTGAGTTTTCCTGACCTGATTACAAGATTTAACACATTGCCTAAGCTGGAAAAACCAAGGGTGCTACCTGTAATTATTTGGCCTGTGGTCTAACCTCTATTTAAACATTTTATATATTAAAATTGAGCATTTTAATATATTTTGTATTAAAAATTAGACCTTACATTCCTTGTTTCTCCTGTTTTTTGGATAACCTTATATTCATATTGTTGTATCCCAGGATTATTAAATAATTCATTATCTTTTTCCCAATATGTTTGAGCAACTTCTTTAGGGCTTATCTCAAATACTGTTTTACCGATAATATCTTCTTTTGAACGGCCAATAAATACTTCAAAAGCATGGTTACAGCCTAAATACTTACCACTTATATCTTTATAAAATACAGGATTAGGCATTGTATTAATTAACGAATCAATAAATGAAAGACGGGATTGTAATTGCTGCTCAAAATGTTTTCGCTCTGTATCAAAATCTTTATTAAATCTTTCTTCACTTTCAATCAAAGCGCTTGTTTTATGTTTTAAATCAGCAAAATGCTTTATTTTAATTAATATTTCTTTATAGGAAAATGGTTTTGCAATATAAGCATCAGCTCCGATTGTAAAACCTTTAGTTCGATCAGACAATTCAGTTTTTATACCAGATAGAAGTAAAATATACATGTCTGAAAATTCAGGGATGGATTTAATTTCAAAACATATATCTAAACCATTTTTATCTCCAAGCATAACATCAAGTATGAATAAATCTGGATGAAATTCGGATAGAACATCCATATAATTATCGCAATTTGTCGAGCCTAACGCTGAATATCCATTATTTTCAAGAATTTTTAAAAGCAAATTTACAATAGCAATGTCATCATCGAGGACATATATCTTAAAAGCATTATTCATTATTTAAATCCTTAACTCACATTTCGCTTTTTTAAATGATAGCGCTATCATTGTTATAGATGCTATGAAAACATGAAAATTTATTTCTTTGTGGCAAAAATTAAATAGTTAGTCAACAAATATAATTGATGAATCTCCGACTACAAAAATCAGCTAAATTTTTAAATAGCAAAATATAAAATTCAAATTTTTATTAAGCAAGAAAATAAATAAGGTTGCATAATATGTCATTCTTAGATATCATTTTGCCAAAAATGATGAACTTATTCCATAATTTTAAGCACTTTAAATTAAAAAAATCCATGAAAAAAAATTTCGATCATATTGAAAAAATTGGTTTTAATAAATGGTTTCAAGATAACATTCCCATCGACACAGTATCAAATCTTGAAATAGTTAGAGTTATTTCTGTTTATAAAGATAGTTTTCTTATTACTAATGGTGTAAATGATGTTTTAGCAGAAATAGTCGGTAAATTAATGTATAATGCAGCGTCTCCGTTGGATTATCCGGTTGTTGGAGACTGGGTATTGGCTCAATTTTATGATGAAAATAGATTTGCAATAATTCATGAAATATTACCGAGAAAATCCATATTAAAAAGAAAAACTCCTGGAAAGAAGATTGATTTTCAATTGATTGCAGCAAATATTGATACATCATTTATTATGCAATCTTTAGATTCAAATTATAATCTTGGACGGCTGGAGCGATATTTAGTCATGACTTACGAGGGGAATCTCCGACCAGTT is a window encoding:
- a CDS encoding response regulator; this encodes MDVKIEHKPKILIVENHESVRSALKEWLMSNFEYCEFFEAESAEEGINIALKIKPNVILMDIMLGQMNGIEATKHIKTNLPETSVIIITNHENIHYQEQAKLAGACDYILKRKINEDLLSSLKKQLPQVDKIETKNIELLLIEDNLGDARLIKEMIVEYQIAPINVAHFDRLSKGIDYLNSHRPDIILLDLSLPDSHGLNTLLTLIKHEKRIPIVVLTGLNDQSLALEAVREGAQDYIVKGKIYDDMLIRTINYALERHKINEQLKRMTHTLVEQEKRLRLMIEKNVDGIIIVNSKGIIRFVNPSAIDIMDKEAEELLNKYFEWFSYIKSDQEIILTQKDGNKIIAEIQHTEIEWEGETVLLISMRDVTYRKEAEKIIEEKQKLQGVVEMAGAVCHELNQPLQALFSEMDLFLMLIDANDPNRNRINKLQQHAERIGNITKRLNSVTQYKIKHYLRGVNIIDIDEASKPEVESKS
- a CDS encoding RRXRR domain-containing protein, translating into MNRLTKFFKDFMHQVYVISNTDKPLMPTVRFGKVRRMLKSGRAIVLEHYGLAAALRWYGEKFESRFNIPVKVIADDIQLRFENAWEISMFRIAQEALLNVAKHSKAKHVEIVLEVNSNLFLLSIKDDGIGFDPHALYQNKGYGLGLLLMKERALSINASCDIKSEIGKGTDVIVLINIDELNGNLLKHGC
- a CDS encoding response regulator → MNNAFKIYVLDDDIAIVNLLLKILENNGYSALGSTNCDNYMDVLSEFHPDLFILDVMLGDKNGLDICFEIKSIPEFSDMYILLLSGIKTELSDRTKGFTIGADAYIAKPFSYKEILIKIKHFADLKHKTSALIESEERFNKDFDTERKHFEQQLQSRLSFIDSLINTMPNPVFYKDISGKYLGCNHAFEVFIGRSKEDIIGKTVFEISPKEVAQTYWEKDNELFNNPGIQQYEYKVIQKTGETRNVRSNF